The stretch of DNA CGGCAGGAGCGCGAGCAGATTGGCCGCTTCATGCAAATGGTCGTTGAGCACAAGCATAAAATCGGTTTTCGCGGCACGCTGCTTATCGAGCCGAAGCCGCAGGAGCCAACCAAGCATCAGTATGATTACGACGTTGCGACCGTTTACGGCTTCCTGAAGCAGTTTGGTCTCGAAAAAGAGATAAAGGTCAACATCGAGGCGAACCACGCGACGCTGGCTGGTCACTCCTTCCACCACGAAATCGCCAGCGCGATTGCATTAGGTATCTTTGGCTCGGTCGATGCCAACCGTGGCGATCCACAGCTGGGTTGGGATACCGATCAGTTCCCGAACAGCGTTGAGGAAAACGCGCTGGTGATGTATGAAATTCTGAAGGCCGGAGGATTCACCACCGGTGGCCTGAACTTCGATGCCAAAGTGCGCCGTCAGAGCACCGATAAATATGACCTGTTCTACGGCCATATCGGCGCCATGGATACGATGGCACTGGCGCTAAAAATTGCTGCCCGCATGGTGGAGGATGGTGAGCTGGATAAACGCGTCGCGAAACGTTACGCCGGATGGAATAGTGAGCTGGGCCAGCAAATTCTTAAAGGTCAGATATCGCTCACGCAGCTCGCGCAGTACGCTGAGCAGCACAAGCTGGCCCCGCAGCATCAGAGCGGGCATCAGGAGCTTTTAGAAAACCTGATTAACCACTATTTGTTCGATAACTAAACTTGCCTGCGCCGCCGAAAAGCGGCGCGATATTAAGGAGCTACCATGTATATCGGCATCGATCTTGGCACGTCGGGCGTGAAGGTAATCCTGCTGAGCGAAGCAGGCGAGGTGGTGGCTGCACACAGCGAGTCGCTGACCGTTTCCCGGCCTCACTCCCTTTGGTCCGAGCAGGATCCCGAACACTGGTGGCAGGCCACAGACCGCGCGATGCGCGCGCTAGGGGCGGAACGTTCTTTTAGCGGCGTAAAGGCGATTGGGCTTGCCGGCCAGATGCATGGTGCGACGTTACTGGACAGCAAACAGCGCGTGCTTCGCCCGGCCATTCTTTGGAACGATGGCCGCAGCGGCGAAGAATGTGCGCTGCTGGAAAGTAACGTTGAAGAGGCAAGAGCCATAACCGGCAACCTGATGATGCCGGGCTTTACCGCACCGAAGCTGCTGTGGGTCGAGCGCCACGAGCCGGATATCTTTGCGCAAATCAATAAAGTGCTGCTGCCGAAGGACTACCTGCGCCTGAGGATGACCGGGGAATTTGCCAGCGATATGTCCGACGCGGCGGGCACGATGTGGCTGGATGTGGCAAAGCGCGACTGGAGCGACACGATGCTCGACGCCTGCCGCCTTTCTCGCCAGCATATGCCCGAATTGTTCGAGGGCAGCGAAATCACCGGCGTGCTGAAGCGCGATGTCGCTGAAAGCTGGAATATGCCTGCGGTGCCCGTGGTGGCTGGCGGCGGGGATAATGCCGCCGGGGCTATCGGCGTCGGGATGGTAGACGCCGGGCAGGCCATGCTCTCGCTCGGCACCTCCGGCGTCTATTTCGCCGTAAGCGACGGTTTTCGCAGTAAGCCGGAAAGCGCGGTACACAGTTTTTGCCATGCGTTACCCAACCGTTGGCACCTGATGTCGGTCATGCTCAGCGCGGCTTCCTGCCTTGACTGGGCGGCAAAACTCACCGGTCTGGGGAGCGTTCCGGCCCTGCTGGCGGCGGCGGAACAGGCTAACCCGGAGGCGGGCGTTATTTGGTTTCTGCCCTATCTTTCCGGCGAACGAACCCCGCACAACAATCCTCAGGCTAAAGGCACCTTTTTTGGCCTGACCCATCAACATGGCCCCGCCGAGCTTGCCCGTGCGGTGCTGGAAGGCGTGGGCTACGCGCTGGCGGACGGCATGGACGTTGTGCATGAATGCGGCATTACGCCCGACAGCGTCACGCTGATTGGCGGGGGTGCTCGCAGCCCGTACTGGCGGCAAATGCTGGCCGATATCAGCGGTCAGGTGCTGGACTACCGCACAGGCGGCGACGTTGGGCCTGCTCTGGGTGCAGCTCGCCTGGCGCAAATCGCGCTCTCACCGGGGCAGCCTTTGCAGTCGCTGCTGCCCCAGCTGCCTCTCGAGCAAAGGCATCAGCCAGATTTTGCCCGGCATCAGCGCTACGCCGGGCGGCGTCAGGTGTTTAACCAGATTTATCAGCAGCTGTTGCCGCTGATGTCCTGATAGCCGTTTTCCCAGTGAGGGAGAAGGCGTGCAAAGAAGCCCTGTTTCCAGGAGTAAGGGCGTGGCTGTAGGACTTGAAGCAACAATGACTTTCAGAATGGATTTGGGTCAAAAGCGAGGCTCGGTTCCGGCTTAAATCGCCTCAGTTTTCTCTCCGACTGGCCGGGGTCCGGCCGTCGGGAACGGCCGGAGGCTGAGAGCGTCGGGAACGCATCTCAGGCGACCCAGGACTGGGAGATAAAGCTGAGGTTTACCGCTTGCGGCGATTTATTTGGCCGGGAGTCCGGGGCCTCGGGGGAGTGACGGTGACTCCACCGAGACGTTCACCGTCTCTGTGATGACATATAAAGCAGGGCTAGAAGTGAACGGAACCTAAGTCCATCGTTCATAGAACGTATTTTGGGCTAAAAGACAGCCATTTAGAATGAGTGAAGATCGTCGTCTCAAACCAACACCATCCTGTCCTTTTTTGGTATCAGCGCTTGCGGAATCCCCTGCCAGAATGGTTTTAAGCAAACCAATGAGGAGTCCGAATATGTCACGTGCCGCGCTGATCAATATTGATACCCAACGGTCTTTCTTCCACCGGAATTACTGGCAAGAGGATGATGTGCCTGCGTTTCAGCAGGCGATGCTGGCGCTTATTGCCGGCTGCCAGCAGAAGGGCATACCGGTGGTGGATATCTTCCACGTGGATGAAGATGATGTTTTTTCGCTGAAATCCGGGTTTGTTACGCCGATGCCGTTTTTGCAGCATCAGGCAGCGGTCAGTTTCCAGAAACACGTTCATAACGCGTTTACCGATACCGGGCTGGATCATTGGCTCCGTACCCGAGACATCAACCACCTGATTATCTGTGGGATCCGCACCGAGCAATGCTGTGAAACCACCGCGCGCGTTGCCTCTGACCTGGGTTACCGGGTTTCTTTCGTGAGCGAAGCCATGCTCACCTTCCC from Cedecea neteri encodes:
- the xylB gene encoding xylulokinase; its protein translation is MYIGIDLGTSGVKVILLSEAGEVVAAHSESLTVSRPHSLWSEQDPEHWWQATDRAMRALGAERSFSGVKAIGLAGQMHGATLLDSKQRVLRPAILWNDGRSGEECALLESNVEEARAITGNLMMPGFTAPKLLWVERHEPDIFAQINKVLLPKDYLRLRMTGEFASDMSDAAGTMWLDVAKRDWSDTMLDACRLSRQHMPELFEGSEITGVLKRDVAESWNMPAVPVVAGGGDNAAGAIGVGMVDAGQAMLSLGTSGVYFAVSDGFRSKPESAVHSFCHALPNRWHLMSVMLSAASCLDWAAKLTGLGSVPALLAAAEQANPEAGVIWFLPYLSGERTPHNNPQAKGTFFGLTHQHGPAELARAVLEGVGYALADGMDVVHECGITPDSVTLIGGGARSPYWRQMLADISGQVLDYRTGGDVGPALGAARLAQIALSPGQPLQSLLPQLPLEQRHQPDFARHQRYAGRRQVFNQIYQQLLPLMS
- the xylA gene encoding xylose isomerase, with amino-acid sequence MQAYFDQLDRVRFEGPKTTNPLAFRHYNPDALILGKRMEEHLRFAACYWHTFCWTGADMFGVGAFERPWQQAGDALALAKRKADVAFEFFQKLGVPYYCFHDVDVSPEGASLKEYLNNFAQMTEVLAQKQQESGVKLLWGTANCFTHPRYGAGAATNPDPEVFTWAATQVVTAMNATHQLGGENYVLWGGREGYETLLNTDLRQEREQIGRFMQMVVEHKHKIGFRGTLLIEPKPQEPTKHQYDYDVATVYGFLKQFGLEKEIKVNIEANHATLAGHSFHHEIASAIALGIFGSVDANRGDPQLGWDTDQFPNSVEENALVMYEILKAGGFTTGGLNFDAKVRRQSTDKYDLFYGHIGAMDTMALALKIAARMVEDGELDKRVAKRYAGWNSELGQQILKGQISLTQLAQYAEQHKLAPQHQSGHQELLENLINHYLFDN
- a CDS encoding isochorismatase family protein; translation: MSRAALINIDTQRSFFHRNYWQEDDVPAFQQAMLALIAGCQQKGIPVVDIFHVDEDDVFSLKSGFVTPMPFLQHQAAVSFQKHVHNAFTDTGLDHWLRTRDINHLIICGIRTEQCCETTARVASDLGYRVSFVSEAMLTFPMTWKGVTLDSATLRHRTETVLAGRFAEIQTVAECLESLE